A genomic segment from Nasonia vitripennis strain AsymCx chromosome 4 unlocalized genomic scaffold, Nvit_psr_1.1 chr4_random0007, whole genome shotgun sequence encodes:
- the LOC116417305 gene encoding uncharacterized protein LOC116417305 isoform X2, which translates to MAKKKNSGKKELPKFLSFKTVAELLAFQEISQDDYNDVVDYLEYLGGYNASDAAAIYLKQCFQPTADFVEKVTWLGSRKNGISALKDTRFVQACEEAMTQNKRIGEPTKTDLATAMTKTLKCVKEEYRRRKAKRAAGIPLENGTPLQRRRVEEAKNNVRNRRRRRAR; encoded by the exons atggcgaaaaaaaagaattccgGGAAAAAGGAGCTGCCAAAATTCTTGTCGTTCAAAACGGTGGCTGAACTGTTGGCGTTCCAGGAAATTTCCCAGGATGATTATAACGACGTT gtTGACTATTTGGAGTATTTAGGAGGCTATAATGCTTCTGATGCCGCTGCCATCTACTTGAAGCAGTGCTTCCAGCCAACGGCAGACTTCGTGGAGAAGGTGACTTGGCTTGGCTCGCGGAAGAACGGCATAAGCGCGTTAAAAGATACGCGATTTGTGCAAGCTTGTGAag AAGCCATGACACAAAATAAAAGGATTGGGGAGCCCACCAAGACGGACTTAGCCACAGCGATGACAAAAACACTAAAGTGCGTAAAAGAAGAATACCGCCGCCGGAAGGCCAAGCGTGCTGCTGGCATACCCTTGGAAAATGGGACACCCCTACAAAGAAGAAGGGTCGAGGAGGCCAAAAATAATG ttAGGAatcgacgacggcgacgagcTCGGTGA
- the LOC116417305 gene encoding uncharacterized PPE family protein PPE62-like isoform X1, whose translation MGHPYKEEGSRRPKIMLGIDDGDELGDDEPGGGEVADGGLGNGEVEDGEVGDVRGLGNDEFGDGELGIGGELVDGGELGGWSITDGYGELSNGDFDGDGNNIGVGENDNIGDGNDIEELGVGGQEDNENEIGNDDDEYGDDAGEGEYGDDDDESDRTALVSDHVEERSNDPNNAAIFEYLFINKR comes from the exons ATGGGACACCCCTACAAAGAAGAAGGGTCGAGGAGGCCAAAAATAATG ttAGGAatcgacgacggcgacgagcTCGGTGACGACGAGCCTGGCGGCGGCGAAGTTGCAGATGGCGGTCTTGGCAACGGCGAGGTCGAAGACGGTGAGGTTGGAGACGTCCGCGGGCTTGGCAATGACGAGTTTGGCGACGGCGAGCTTGGCATTGGCGGCGAACTTGTCGATGGCGGCGAACTTGGCGGCTGGAGCATCACTGACGGCTACGGCGAGCTTAGCAACGGAGACTTCGACGGCGATGGGAACAACATCGGCGTCGGAGAGAACGACAACATCGGCGACGGGAACGATATCGAGGAACTGGGCGTTGGCGGGCAAGAAGACAACGAGAACGAGATCGGCaatgacgacgacgagtaCGGCGATGACGCTGGCGAAGGCGAGTACggcgatgacgacgacgagagcgaCCGCACTGCCCTTGTCAGCGATCACGTCGAGGAACGCAGCAACGATCCTAATAACGCTGCAATTTttgagtatttatttataaataaaag ATAA